Genomic segment of Rhodocaloribacter litoris:
CGTCGCCGCCCGCCTCTATCGCGGCACCTGCGGCACCTGGTGCGTGGCCCGCCTCGACTCGCTCATGGCCCATCCCCGGGGCGACATGTTCTGGATGTACCCCTTCGTCACGGTCATGTACAACGACCGGGGCACGCTGCCCGAAGCCACCCGCCGCCGCATGCGGGACCTCTGGCGCACCTACACGCCCTACCGCGGCGACACCGAGAACCACTGGGCGCTCTACTACACGGCGCTCTACCTGGCCGCTCAGCAGTATCCGGGCGAACCCGGCTCGTCCTGGTTTACCGGCAAGAGCTCGGAGGAAAACATGGCGGAGGCGCGGGACTACCTGATCGCCTGGATGGACCTGACGACCCGCCGCGGCCAGGGCGAATACGATTCGCCCCACTACCTGCGCGTCTATCTCACGCCGATGGCCCTGCTCTATGCCTACGCCGAAGAACCGGCCATGCGGCAGCGCGCCCGCATGATGCTCGACTACCTGCTGGCCGACTTCGCCGCGGAGAGCCTGGACGGCCTCTCGGGAGGGGCCCACAGCCGCATCTACGAGCGCGAGGTGATCCGCCCCTTCCGGGCACCCGGCGCCGCCCCGACGGCCTGGCTCCTCTTCGGCAACACCCCGTTCCAGCCCACCGGCGAGACGCTGATTCTGGCCCTGAGCGGCTATCGCCCTCCGCCCATCCTGCACTACATCGCCACCGACCGGCGGGCGCCCTATGTCCACCGCGAGCTCAAGCGCACGCGCCACCGCATCCGCTACAGCAGGGAACGCAACGCGCCGGTCTACAAATACACGTACGTGCGGCCCGAGTACGTCCTCGGCTCGACACAGGGCGGCCTCCTTCAGCCCATCCAGCAACAGACCTGGAGCCTGATCTGGCGCACCGACGACCCCGAAGAGGCCCGCAACACCCTGTTTTCCCTCCATCCCTACTCGTCTCCGGTCGAGCTGGGGATGTACTTCGCCGAGTTGCAGGAGTTCGTCACCGAGATCGTCGTGCGCTCGAAGAAAGAGTACGATTCGCCGGACAAGCTCACCGGCGGCTCGCCCTATGAGCAGGTTTTCCAGCACGAGGATGCCCTCATCGCCCTCTACGACATCCCACCCGGCACGCGCTTCCCGCACGTCAACGCCTTCTTTTCGGACGAGCTGCGTGACCTGAAGGAGGACCGTTCCGGCTGGATCTTCGCCCGGGGCGGAGAGGCCCTGATCGCCTACTACCCGCTGGCACCCTACCGCTGGGAGGAGCAGCCCGACGCCTGGGACGAGAACCGGAAGCACCGGCGGCTGGTGAGCCCGCATCTGAAGAACGGCGCTGTCGTGCAGGTGGCTCCGGCTTCGGCCTACGCCTCCATGGAGGCGTTCCGGGCGGCGGTGCGGGCGCTGCCGCTGGACGTCTCCACCCGCCCCGTGCCGTCGGTCCGCTTCACCACGCTCGGCGGGGCCACCATGGAGCTCACCTATGGCGAGACGCCCCGTCTGAACGGCACCCCGGTGGATTATGCCGCCTGGCCCCTTTACGACGGCCCGTTCCTGCAGGCCGCACCGGAGAGCCGCCGGCTCGAGATGCGCTACGGCGCGCTGCGTCGCCTGCTCGACTTCAACACCCTCACGATCCGCGAGTGGGTCGAGACCCCTTCCGACAACCGGCAAGACCCCGGCACGCCATGAGACGAATGCACCTTCTTCCGGTCGGGCTCCTGTTGTTGCTCGGTGTGCCTCCGCGCGGGGCCGTGGCCCAGGCGGACGCCGGCCCGGCGATCCTCTACGGCGGCTTTATCCCGTCGAAAGGCTACGTCGTCGGCAGTAGCCTGGACGAGAGCGGCCTCATCCGGCGCGAGCCGGACGGACGCTGGGTGCACCTGGGACACAACAACCCGCGCGTCAATGCCGTCGCCGCCGTGCCCGGCCGGCCGGACACGCTCTTCGTGGCCGCCGGCAACGGCGTGTTGCGCACCTTCGACGGCGGTCGTTCCTGGCGCATCGTCACCGACTGGCGCATGACCGAGGTGCAGGATGTGGCCGTGGACGCCCACGCCCCCGGCTTCGTCTATGCCGGCACCGCCTACGGCGTCTGGCGCTCGACGGACGGCGGGGACACCTGGGAGGAAGCCAGCGTGGGCATCCCGCCGGGCAAGACGTACACCGAGACCGTGGAGGTGGACCGTACGACCGCCTACCGCGTCCTGGCCGGGACCGACGACGGCGTCTACGTCTCGGAGGACGGCGGCCGGACGTGGCTGCGCGCCGGCCTGCCCGGCGTGGAGGTGCTCGACCTCCAGCAGAGCCGCACCGCGCCGGACGTCTGGCTCGCCGCCACCTACCGGCACGGCCTCCACCGCTCCACCGACGGCGGGCGGACCTGGCACCCCGTGGCCCCGGCCTGGGCCGCACACAGCATCCACGGCGTCGCCATCGACCCCCACGACGCCCGGCGTATGGCCGCCGCCGGATGGGACACCGGCGTCCTCGTCTCCGTCGACGGCGGGCGGACCTGGGAACGGCGCGGCGACACCCTGCCCGTCGACGACTTCTACGAGATCGTCTTCGACGCCAACGTGCCCGGCCGGCTGCTGGCCGCTACCGTCGAGGAGGGACTCTTTGCCTCGGACGACCTGGGCCGTACCTGGACGCTGCTGGGCCTCGAAGGCGCGCTGATCTTCGACCTTACGTTCGTCTATCCCCGATGAATTCGCTCACCGAACCACGAACCGCCATGAGCACGACCACCGCCACCACCCTCTTCCAGCGACCCTATGACGTCACCGACGAGCAGGTTGCCTTCTTCCGGGCCAACGGGTACGTGCGCTTCGACGGGGTGCTCTCCCCCGAGGAGGTCGAGGCGCTGCGGGCCGCGCTCGAACGCGCCCTCGCCGCCAAGAAAGCCTTCACCCGCGACCTGGCCGGGGGCGGCGACCGGATCGTCCAGATGCTCAACCTGTGGGAGCACGACGACGTCTTCCGCGCCTATTCGACCAGCCCGCGCCTGGCCCGCATGGCCGCCCGTCTTACCGGCAGCGAGACCATCCACCTCTTTCACGACCAGGCCCTCATCAAGCCGCCCGGCCCGAGCGCACCCTCGCCCTGGCACCAGGATCAGCCCTACTGGCCCTCGAAAGAGCCGGGCATGATTTCCTGCTGGATGGCCCTCGACGACGTCACCATCGACCGGGGGGCCATGCAGTTCATCCCCGGCTCGCATCGCTGGGGCGAGTTCGCGCCCGTCTCATTCGCCGGCGACGGCCCCGGGCTCTACGACATGATCTCGGACGAGCAGCGGGCGCAGTGGACCCCCGTGCCCGTCGAGCTGAAAGCGGGGGACTGCACCTGGCACCATGGCCTCACGTTCCATTACACCCGCCCCAACACCACCGACCGGACGCGCCGCGCCGTCGTGACGATCTATATTCCCGACGGCATCACCTACGCCGCCGACGAGAAGATGGAACACCCGCTCTCGCCGACGATCACCAGCCGCAAGGGCGAGCCGCTGCGGGGCACGAAGTTCCTCCGGCTCCTGTGACGCGGCCGGGTGGCCGCACCGATCCGTTTCACGCATCCATTCAACCCGGAAAGACCACGTGATCGACCTCAACCACCGGCTCACGCCGGCGTCCCTGTTGCCGCGGATCGAGCGGATGTGGGACGTCTCGGCGGCCAAGCTGCGGGCGCTCGATCGAGATTTCGACCCGTCGCAGGGGGCGCCCGTCTACACCGTCGAGGGACGCTATACGACCCGCGGGTGGACCGACTGGACCGAGGGCTTCCAGTACGGCTCGGCCCTGCTGCAGTTCGATGCCACCGGAGAGGAAGCCTTTCTGGAGATGGGGCGGCGGCCGACGCGGGCCCGCATGGCCGCGCACGTCACCCATACCGGCGTGCACGACCACGGCTTCAACAACGTCAGCACCTACGGGGCCTTGCGCCGCCTGATGAACGAGGGGCGGATTCCGGAGAACCCCTGGGAGCGGGCCTTCTACGAGCTGGCGCTGAAAGCCTCCGGCGCCGTGCAGGCCGCCCGCTGGACGGCGCTGCCGGACGGCTACGGCTACGTCTATTCCTTCAACGGTCCCCACTCGCTCTTCGCGGACACCATCCGCTCGATGCGGGTGCTGGCGCTGGCACACCGCCTGGGGCACGTCCTGATGGGGGAGAACGACACCCGCATCTCGTTGCTGGCACGCTTGGCGCGGCACCTGCGCACGACGGCCCGCTTCAACGTCTATTACGGCCGGGGACGCGACGGCTACGACGTCCGGGGGCGCGTGGCCCACGAGAGCATCTTCAACCTGAACGACGGCCGCTACCGGTGCCCGAGCACGCAGCAGGGCTATTCGCCCTTCACGACGTGGACGCGCGGGCTGGCCTGGGTCATGCTCGGCTTCGCCGAACAGCTCGAGTTCCTGGACACGTTGCCGGCGGAGGAGGACCTGCCGGGCGGGCGGGACGACTTCGAAGCGATGATGCGCGAGGCCGCCCGGGCGACGTGCGACTTCTACCTGGAGCACACCCCGTCCTGCGGCGTGCCGTACTGGGACACCGGGGCGCCGGGGCTGGTACACCTGGGAGATTACCGGAGCCGCCCGGCCGACCCGTTCAACCCGTACGAGCCGGTGGACAGCTCCGCCGCCGCCATCGCCGCGCAGGGACTGCTGCGCTTCGGCCGGTACCTCGACGGCCACGGGGAGGACGGCGCGCGGTACCGGGCCGCCGGCCTCCGCGTGCTCGACACCCTGCTGGACGCACCCTACCTGAGCACCGATCCCGCACACCACGGGCTGCTGCTGCATGCCGTCTACCACTGGCCCAACCGGTGGGATCACGTGCCGCCCGGCCGGCAGGTCGCCTGTGGTGAGGCCACCCTGTGGGGCGACTACCACCTGCGCGAGGTCGCCCTCTACGTGCAACGCCTGGCCCGCCAGGAACCCTACTACACGTTCTTCGGATAACCCATGCCCCGAACGCGAGCAACTCCGGCGGGCACGCCCGACGGCCGGCCGGGCACCCACGAGGCGGAGCGGCTGCTGCCTCCGCCGCGCGACCTCTCGCGCCTCTGCATCCACACCGTCACGACGCGGCCGTGGAGCCTGCCCGAAGCGGCGGCGGCCTACGAGCGTGCCGGCATCCCCGCCATCACGGTCTGGCGCGAGGCCGTCGCCGGGCACGGGCCGGCCGAGGCGCACCGCATCATCGCCGACCACGGCCTGACCATCGTCTCCTACGTGCGGGGCGGCTTCTTCGCGGCACCGACGGCCGCCGCCCGGCGTGCCGCCGTCGACGAAAACCTGCGCATCATCGACGAGGCAGCGGCGCTGGGTGCCCCGCTCGTCGTGCTCGTCTGCGGCGCCGTGCCAGGCCAGCTCCTGGAGACCTCCCGCGCCCAGATCCGGGACGGGCTGGAACGCATCCTGCCCTACGCCGAGGCCGCCGGGGTGCGCCTCGGCATCGAGGCCCTCCACCCGGTCTATGCCGACAGCCGCTCCGCCATCAACACCCTCCGCCAGGCCAACGACCTCGCCGACGACCTGGACAGCCCCGCGCTGGGCGTCGTCGTGGACGTCTATCACCTCTGGTGGGACCCCGACCTGCGCGACGAGATCGAGCGCAGCGGCCGGAACGGTCGCCTCTTCGCCTTCCATATCTGCGACTGGAAAACCCCGACCGAACACCTGCTCCTGGACCGGGGGCTGATGGGGGAGGGATGCATTCCCCTCCGGCGTATCCGCACCTGGGTCGAGGCCGCCGGCTTCGACGGCTACCGCGAGGTCGAAATCTTCTCGGAAAGCTACTGGCGCGAGGACCAACACGACTTTCTGGAAAAGATCAAGCATGCCTACCTGACGCATGCCTGACCGTAACCGACACCCTAACGCACCCACGACGACATGAACGAGATCGACCAGACGGCCCCCTCCGTCCGTGAAGGCACCCCGACCATCCACCGGGTGGGTATCGTGATGAACGGCGTCACCGGGCGGATGGGGACGAACCAGCACCTGCTTCGCTCCATCAAAGCCATTCGGGACCAGGGGGGGATCCGCCTCAGCGACGAGGAGATCATCCTGCCCGAACCGCTGCTTGTAGGGCGCAACCCGGTCAAGCTGGCACGGCTGGCCGCCGCCTCCGGTTTCGACAAGTGGACGACGGACGTCGAGGCGGCCCTGGCCGACCCGGCCTACGAGGTGTATTTCGACGCACAGACCACCGACCGGCGGGCCGTGTGGGTGCGGCGGGCCATCGAGGCCGGCAAGCACGTCTACTGCGAGAAGCCCACGGCGCTGACCACGGAAGAGGCGCTGGACCTCTACCGGGCCGCCCGCGAGGCCGGCGTCAAGCACGGCGTCGTGCAGGACAAGCTCTGGCTGCCCGGCCTGATGAAGCTCCGCGCGCTGCGGGAGACGGGCTTCTTCGGCCGCATCCTCTCCGTGCGGGGGGAATTCGGCTACTGGGTCTTCGAGGGGGACGTCGTCCCGCCCCAGCGCCCTTCGTGGAACTACCGCAAGGAGGACGGCGGAGGGATCATCCTGGACATGCTCTGTCACTGGCGTTACGTGCTGGACAACCTCTTCGGGCCGGTGCGGGCCGTCTCGTGCCTGGGGGCCACCCACATCCCGCGCCGGTGGGACGAACACGGCCGCCCGTACGACGTCACCGCCGACGACAGCGCCTATGCCACGTTCGAACTCGAAGGGGGGATCGTCGCCCACTTCAACGCCTCCTGGTGCGTGCGCGTCCGCCGGGACGACCTGCTCACGTTACAGGTCGACGGCACCCGTGGGTCCGCGGTGGCCGGGCTGCGCCGCTGCTGGACGCAGGCCTACGGCAACACCCCGCGGCCGGTCTGGAACCCCGACGTCCCCCAGCCCATCGACTTTTTCGACGGCTGGCTGGAGGTGCCCGACCAGCAGGCCTATGACAACGCCTTCAAGGCCCAGTGGGAGCTCTTCCTCCGGCACGTGGTCCGGGACGAGCCGTTCCCCTATGACCTGCTCGAAGGGGCCAGGGGGGTGCAGCTGGCCGAGCTGGGCCTGGCCTCCTGGCAGCGGCGGGCCTGGATCGACGTGCCTCCGCTGACGTCGTGACCCCACGTACCCGGCGTGTGTGCGCCGCATCCCATCGAACAGACGCCTATGAAGCCACTGGCCCTGATCACCGGGGGAGCCTCCGGCATCGGCCTGGGGATCTCCGAAGCGCTGGCCGCCGAGGGGTACGACCTGCTCGTGTGCGGCCGCCGCGCCGAAGCCCGCGTCGCCGCCGCCCTCGACCGGCTGCGGGCCGCGGGCGCCCACGTCACCTACGTCTCGGCCGACATGGGGACGGCCGGCGGGCGGCAGGCCGTCATGGAGGCGGCCCGCGCCCAGGGACGGCTGCACGTGCTGGTCAACAACGCCGGTATGGCCCCGCCCGAACGCCGCGACCTGCTCGACGCCTCCGAGGAAAGCTTCGACCGGGTCCTGGACGTGAACCTCAAGGGCCCGTACTTCCTCACCCAGGCCGTCGCCCGGTGGATGATCGCACAGCGGCAGGCCGATGCCGGCTACCGGGCCGCCATCATCAACATCGGATCGGTCTCGGCCACGATGGCCTCGGTCGAGCGGGGCGAGTACTGCCTTTCGAAGGCGGGGCTGGCCATGGCCACCCGGCTGTGGGCCGTCCGGCTGGGGCCCTACGGCATTCCCGTCTACGAGGTGCGGCCCGGCATCATCCGCAGCGACATGACCGCCGGCGTGCAGGAGAAATACGACCGCCTCATCGCCGACGGGCTGCTCGTACAGGCCCGCTGGGGAGAGCCGGAGGACGTCGGCCGCGCCGTGGCCATGCTCGTCCGCGGCGATCTGCCGTACTCGACCGGCCAGGTCATCATGGTCGACGGCGGGCTCCATCTGGAGCGGCTCTGACCCCCACACGAACGGGACAGGTCAACCCCGGAAGCTGTTCTCTCCAACCCCTCAACCCAAACCCCTACAGCCATGCAGTTGAGCGAAGACATGCCGTTTCGGGCGATGCGCAAGACGTGGCAGCCGGTGGGGCTGTCGCGCGACCTTCCGGTGGGGCAGGTGTTGCGCTACACCTTGCTCGACGAAGAACTGGCCGTGGCCCGGTTCGAGGACGGCCTGCTGGCGACCCGCGACGCTTGCCCGCACAAAGGGATGCGCCTGAGCTGCGCCTACATGGAGCGCGGCGAGCTGGTCTGTGCCTACCACGGCTGGCGCTTCGCACGGGACGGGCGCTGCACCGGCGTGCCCTCGTTGCCCGACCCGCCCCGCCACCTCCTCGACCGGGCGTCGCTGGACACCTTCGCCGTGCGGGAACGCTACGGCATCATCTGGGTCCGCCTCGACGACGAGGAAGCGGCTCCCCTGCCCGACATTCCCGAGTTCGAAGGACACGACGGCTGGCAGTACCTCGTGGCCGAACCCATGCCGTTCCGGTGCGGATTCCGGCGAGAAATCGAAAACTACCTGGACATGACCCACTTCGCCTTCGCGCACCGGACCACCCTCGGGGCCGCCGCCGACACGGTCCTGCCCGAGCTGAAGATTACCCGGCTGGCGGACGGCTTCCAGATGGAAGCCCCGTTCCCGGCCGTGCGGACGCCCGGCGTCACCCCCTCGAAGCTCCAGCGTGCCCACTTCCGTCGCCAGCGCTGCTACCTGCCCAACTTCACCACCATCCGGCAGACCTTCGAGGACGGGGACGAGCGGATGCTCGTGCACATCCCCAGCCCGAACACCCGCGAAACGTGCACCGTCTTCTGGGCACTGGCCCAGCCGGAAGGCTTCCGGGGGCCGAGGCTCGAAGAACAGCTCGCCTTCTCGACGAAAGTGCTGGAGGAGGATCGCTACATGTGCGAGAACCAGGTGCCGCGCGAAGTGCCGATCAACCCCGCGCGGGGTGGATGGGGGGTGCTCGTGGCCCCCGGCGACACGCTCGCCAACACGTTTCAGAAAGCCTTCCGGCGCTTCGTGCTCGAGGCCCTTGCGGAAGAGGAAGCCGCCGCCTGAGATGTACCGACCCCTGAACTTCCGTCCCGGACGCGAACACCATGACCCCCGAGACCGCCCCTTCCCGCCTGCCCGGACAGACCTTGCCCCGCGAGCCGGAGATCCTGACGACCACGGTCGGGTCCTACAGCCCCATCCCCTGGGTGCAGGCCTGGCCGGGCGAGCAGACGATCCTGGATGCCACGGCCGTGGTCATCGGCACCCAGCGCCGGGCCGGGATCGACCTGCCCACCGACGGCGAGCTCTACCGGTTCGACCCCGACCATCCGGACACGAACGGGATGATCGACTATTTCGTCCGCCGCCTCGGCGGGATCGAGACGGCCGTGGGACGCACCGACGCAGCGGCGTTTCGCGCCCGGAGCGAGATGGCCTTCCGGCGCAAGCCGGCCGGGGTGGTCCGCGGCCCGCTGCACGAGGGCACGCTGGACCTGCAGGCGGCCTGTGCCCGCTCCGCCTCCGTCGCCGGCGGTCCCTTCAAGTTCACGCTGACGAGCCCTTTCATGCTCGCCCGCACCCTGCTCGACCACCACTACGGCGATTTCGAGCGGCTCACGCTGGCGCTGGCGGACGTGCTGGCCGAGCAGGTGGCCGGCCTGCCCTGTGCCTGCGTGCAGGTGGATGAGGCCAACGTGCCGGGCAGCCCCGACATGGCCCCGCTGGCCGCCGAGGCCATCAACCGGGTGCTCCGCCGCGTGGAGGTCGAGCGCGCCGTGCACCTGTGTTTCGGCAACTATGGCGGGCAGACGATCCAGCGGGGCCGGTGGAAGGCGCTGACGGATTTCCTCAACAGCCTCGCGTGTGACCACCTGGTGCTGGAACTGGCGCACCGCCCCGCGGACGACCTGGCCGCGCTGGCGGACATCGACGCGCGGATCACACTCGGCGTCGGCGTCATCGACGTCAAGGTCAACCACGTGGAGACGCCCGACGAGGTCGCCGCCCGCATCGAGCAGGCCGTGCAGGCCGCCGGTCCCGAGCGCATCCGGTGGGTCCATCCGGACTGTGGCTTCTGGATGCTCCACCGCTCCGTCGTCGACCGCAAGATCGAGGCCCTCGTAGCCGGCCGCGACCTGTTCCTGGGCCGCTGAATCCGGCCCGCCCGCTTTTTCCGGCTACCGGCCCGGATCGGGTGAGGGGGCGAAGTCCCGGCCGAAGACGTCCAGGGCGACGGCGAGGATGCCGAACTGGTCGGTGAGAAGGCCTTCATAGCCGCAGGGCCGGTCGTCCCAGTACCGCCAGTCGCGGCCGCTGCGGCAGCCGCCGAAGACGGCCGCGTCGGCCAGCCCGGCGCACAGGCGCCGGAGCAGGGTCTCGGCCTCCTGCCGCATCCCGACCCGGTAGAGGGCGCCGACGAAGTGGCGGCTCTGCGCGTGGGTGCGCCCGCCGTTCTGGTAGAAGCCGAACGGATAGCCATGCATGATGCCGGCCAGGTCGTCGTCGGGGATGGGCCAGAGGTTGCCGGGCAGGCCCAGGTAGGCGTCGGGCAGGTTCCGGCGCCGGGCTTCTTTCCAGAGGCGCCGGATGACGTCGCGGGCCAGGTCGTCGTCGAGGAGGCCGGCGCAGACGGCGGCACCGTTGGGGGGGAGGAAGGCGTAGTCGTGCAGGCGGTCCTCACGGCAGCGCCAGCCGGCGAGCCAGCCCGTGGCCTCGTTGTAGAAGGCCGGGGCGAAGTGCGCGCGCAGGCGGGCCGCCCACGCCTCGAGCCCCTCGGCTTCTTCGGCGGCCCCCAGGCGGGGGAGGAGGCCGGCCAGCCGCACGAGGGCGGGGTAGAGCAGGGCATTGGTGAAGGCGTCCTTCCACCCGAAGGAGACCACGTCGAACCAGCAGGTGCTCCACTGGCCGGTGCCGCTCACGCCGGTACGGTAGGGGCTCTCGACCAGCCCGTCGCCGTCGAGGTCGCGGGCCCGCATGGCGTCGAGTTGCTGTCGGATGGGCTCCCGGTAGCATGCCACC
This window contains:
- a CDS encoding aromatic ring-hydroxylating oxygenase subunit alpha — encoded protein: MQLSEDMPFRAMRKTWQPVGLSRDLPVGQVLRYTLLDEELAVARFEDGLLATRDACPHKGMRLSCAYMERGELVCAYHGWRFARDGRCTGVPSLPDPPRHLLDRASLDTFAVRERYGIIWVRLDDEEAAPLPDIPEFEGHDGWQYLVAEPMPFRCGFRREIENYLDMTHFAFAHRTTLGAAADTVLPELKITRLADGFQMEAPFPAVRTPGVTPSKLQRAHFRRQRCYLPNFTTIRQTFEDGDERMLVHIPSPNTRETCTVFWALAQPEGFRGPRLEEQLAFSTKVLEEDRYMCENQVPREVPINPARGGWGVLVAPGDTLANTFQKAFRRFVLEALAEEEAAA
- a CDS encoding 3-ketoacyl-ACP reductase, coding for MKPLALITGGASGIGLGISEALAAEGYDLLVCGRRAEARVAAALDRLRAAGAHVTYVSADMGTAGGRQAVMEAARAQGRLHVLVNNAGMAPPERRDLLDASEESFDRVLDVNLKGPYFLTQAVARWMIAQRQADAGYRAAIINIGSVSATMASVERGEYCLSKAGLAMATRLWAVRLGPYGIPVYEVRPGIIRSDMTAGVQEKYDRLIADGLLVQARWGEPEDVGRAVAMLVRGDLPYSTGQVIMVDGGLHLERL
- a CDS encoding Gfo/Idh/MocA family protein; its protein translation is MNEIDQTAPSVREGTPTIHRVGIVMNGVTGRMGTNQHLLRSIKAIRDQGGIRLSDEEIILPEPLLVGRNPVKLARLAAASGFDKWTTDVEAALADPAYEVYFDAQTTDRRAVWVRRAIEAGKHVYCEKPTALTTEEALDLYRAAREAGVKHGVVQDKLWLPGLMKLRALRETGFFGRILSVRGEFGYWVFEGDVVPPQRPSWNYRKEDGGGIILDMLCHWRYVLDNLFGPVRAVSCLGATHIPRRWDEHGRPYDVTADDSAYATFELEGGIVAHFNASWCVRVRRDDLLTLQVDGTRGSAVAGLRRCWTQAYGNTPRPVWNPDVPQPIDFFDGWLEVPDQQAYDNAFKAQWELFLRHVVRDEPFPYDLLEGARGVQLAELGLASWQRRAWIDVPPLTS
- a CDS encoding cobalamin-independent methionine synthase II family protein, giving the protein MTPETAPSRLPGQTLPREPEILTTTVGSYSPIPWVQAWPGEQTILDATAVVIGTQRRAGIDLPTDGELYRFDPDHPDTNGMIDYFVRRLGGIETAVGRTDAAAFRARSEMAFRRKPAGVVRGPLHEGTLDLQAACARSASVAGGPFKFTLTSPFMLARTLLDHHYGDFERLTLALADVLAEQVAGLPCACVQVDEANVPGSPDMAPLAAEAINRVLRRVEVERAVHLCFGNYGGQTIQRGRWKALTDFLNSLACDHLVLELAHRPADDLAALADIDARITLGVGVIDVKVNHVETPDEVAARIEQAVQAAGPERIRWVHPDCGFWMLHRSVVDRKIEALVAGRDLFLGR
- a CDS encoding WD40/YVTN/BNR-like repeat-containing protein — protein: MRRMHLLPVGLLLLLGVPPRGAVAQADAGPAILYGGFIPSKGYVVGSSLDESGLIRREPDGRWVHLGHNNPRVNAVAAVPGRPDTLFVAAGNGVLRTFDGGRSWRIVTDWRMTEVQDVAVDAHAPGFVYAGTAYGVWRSTDGGDTWEEASVGIPPGKTYTETVEVDRTTAYRVLAGTDDGVYVSEDGGRTWLRAGLPGVEVLDLQQSRTAPDVWLAATYRHGLHRSTDGGRTWHPVAPAWAAHSIHGVAIDPHDARRMAAAGWDTGVLVSVDGGRTWERRGDTLPVDDFYEIVFDANVPGRLLAATVEEGLFASDDLGRTWTLLGLEGALIFDLTFVYPR
- a CDS encoding phytanoyl-CoA dioxygenase family protein codes for the protein MSTTTATTLFQRPYDVTDEQVAFFRANGYVRFDGVLSPEEVEALRAALERALAAKKAFTRDLAGGGDRIVQMLNLWEHDDVFRAYSTSPRLARMAARLTGSETIHLFHDQALIKPPGPSAPSPWHQDQPYWPSKEPGMISCWMALDDVTIDRGAMQFIPGSHRWGEFAPVSFAGDGPGLYDMISDEQRAQWTPVPVELKAGDCTWHHGLTFHYTRPNTTDRTRRAVVTIYIPDGITYAADEKMEHPLSPTITSRKGEPLRGTKFLRLL
- a CDS encoding sugar phosphate isomerase/epimerase family protein; translation: MPRTRATPAGTPDGRPGTHEAERLLPPPRDLSRLCIHTVTTRPWSLPEAAAAYERAGIPAITVWREAVAGHGPAEAHRIIADHGLTIVSYVRGGFFAAPTAAARRAAVDENLRIIDEAAALGAPLVVLVCGAVPGQLLETSRAQIRDGLERILPYAEAAGVRLGIEALHPVYADSRSAINTLRQANDLADDLDSPALGVVVDVYHLWWDPDLRDEIERSGRNGRLFAFHICDWKTPTEHLLLDRGLMGEGCIPLRRIRTWVEAAGFDGYREVEIFSESYWREDQHDFLEKIKHAYLTHA